Part of the Gemmatimonadota bacterium genome, AAAGCGGATTCTCGATGCTCTCGGCAATAGAATCCCTCTGCGTCGACTTCTCCATGCGTGCGTAGGCCATCTGAACCGCGTTCTCGGGAAAAGTCGCCTGCAGCTGCCGGGCGAATCGCCGCTCCTCGGCGGTGAAGGCGAGATCGTTCACGGCCTGCATCTTCTGGAGCATCAGGTCGGAAATCGTGCCGTTCGGCAGGACCTCGTAAGCGCCCCCGATGAACTCGATATCGTGGGTGGTGCCGCTCATGAGCGCCGCGCCCCGGGCGATGTCCAGCACCCGTTCATACATCTCGTCCACCTCGGCGCGTTTCGGAGACCGGATGTAGTACCAGACCTGGGCAAAGGCCGGCACAACGTTCGGCGCCTCCCCGCCGCTCGTTACCACGCTGTGGATGCGGGCCTCCGGGATCACGTGCTCCCGGAGGTAGTTCATGCCCACGTCCATGAGCATCACGCCGTCGAGGGCGCTGCGTCCCTGATGCGGCATGGCCGAGGCATGGGCTGCCACGCCGTGGAAGTTCACCTTGAAGGAGTTGAGCGCGAGCGACGAACCGTTCCAGACCAGGTTCGTTGCGCCGGGATGCCAGGTGATGGCGGCGTCTAGGTCGTCGAAGACGCCGGCGTTTGCCATGAGCACCTTGCCCACCACCTGCTCTTCCGCGGGACAGCCGTAATACCGGATCGTGCCGCCGATGCCGTCCCGTTCCATCGCGCGCTTCAGGGCCTTCA contains:
- a CDS encoding amidohydrolase, with the protein product MTAEKLIIDYINDQDDSLSRMAKDIWDHPQIALQETYASALQAKELEADGFSVEWGAGGMDTAFVATWGSGDPIIGFLGEYDALPGLSQTVSAEREAIEQGGPGHGCGHNLFGTACLGSVKALKRAMERDGIGGTIRYYGCPAEEQVVGKVLMANAGVFDDLDAAITWHPGATNLVWNGSSLALNSFKVNFHGVAAHASAMPHQGRSALDGVMLMDVGMNYLREHVIPEARIHSVVTSGGEAPNVVPAFAQVWYYIRSPKRAEVDEMYERVLDIARGAALMSGTTHDIEFIGGAYEVLPNGTISDLMLQKMQAVNDLAFTAEERRFARQLQATFPENAVQMAYARMEKSTQRDSIAESIENPLWTQVLPHSDTPPGVEGSTDVGDVSWITPTGQITTCCWPLGTPAHSWQMVASSGSTIGTRGMLFAAKALALTGLDLLRDPDLLKRANEEFDEARDGKTYTSALPEK